DNA from Asticcacaulis sp. ZE23SCel15:
TACATCAGTGCCGGGTACGGCCATTTTGTTCTTGCCGCAAGTGCGGTGTTGTTTGCGGCTGGATTGGTCGGCGTGTCACAATCCGGTAGCCTGCTTGTTTATTGCGGAGCCTGGATCGTTATGGGCGCGGCCATGGGGTGCGGTTTGTATGATGCCGCCTTTGGGACGGTAGGTCGCATTTTCGGGCAATCGGCACGGTCTTTGATAATACAGATCGCTTTGTGGGGAGGCTTTGCGTCGACGGTTTTCTGGCCGCTGAGCGAGTATTTACAGACCGCCTATGGATGGCGAACAGCCTGCCTCATATTTGCCGGGATGCATCTGGTCATATGTCTGCCGATATATGTGTGGCTAGTGCCAAGGCCCACGGATGCAACGGCACCTAAGCAGATAAAAGACCTTGGCAAGATCAGGCCTGAGCCACATGAACAGGTGATATATTGGGCGCTGGGTTTAGTGATTACCTGTGAAATGGCGATTGTCGCGATGATGTCGGTGCATATGCATACCATTTTGCAAAGCCGTGGTTTGTCTGCGACCGCTGCGGTGGCGCTGAGTGCATTGATTGGGCCATCGCAGGTGGCGTCACGCCTGATGGAGCTAACTATCGGTAAGAAATGGCCGCCTTATGTCTCTATGGCGCTTGGGGTTGCCGGTGTGGCGGCAGCCCTTGGGCTGATTATCTTTGGCACCGATTTGAATACGCCGGCGTTGATTATTTATGGGGCTGGGCTTGGCGTAGTTTCAATTACGACAGGCACCGTGCCTTTGGCGGTTTTTGGGCCGATGCGCTATCCGCTGCTTATGGGGCGCCTGCGCCGGATCAGTCTGATCATGCAGGCGATTGCCCCGGCCATAGGGGCCTGGCTCCTGACACGAGCGGGTATGAATGCTCTGTTGAGCTTTATTGGAGCGCTCTCAGTCTTATGCTTGCTTGTGGCCATTTATCTGGCGCGCAAATGTCATAGCCATATAAAGCTTAAGGCTTGATGCGCTGCCAGCCGCCATCGGTTAGGCCTTCGAGGGGGCGATAGCGGGACTTGTAGTCCATCTTGGGGCTGCCCTTCACCCAATAACCCAGATACACATAAGGGTAGCCGACTTTTTGAGCCTGAGCGATGTGGTCAAGAATAACGTATCGGCCCAGCGACCGGCTCATCAGGTCCGGATCATAAAAGCTGTAGACCAGTGACAATCCGTCATTGAGCGCATCGACGAGGACGCAACCAATTAAACGCCCGTCCAGCCGATATTCAATGATATGTGTGCGCACCAGCGTGTCTTCGATCATGGCCACAAGGTCAGGCCAGGTCATGTCCATCATGCCGCCATCAGGGTGACGTGACCGAAGATAGCGTTGCAGCAGTTCGTATTGTTCCCGGCTGGCTTCGGCTTCGACAAAGGATTTCGTAAGGTCGGTATTACGCTTAAGTATCCGCCGATCACTTTTGGACAGGACATATTCATTGACCGGGATGCGCACCGACTGGCAGGCATTACAGTTATGGCAGGCTGGACGGTAGGCGATGTTTTGAGAGCGCCGGAACCCTATAGCTGAGAGTTGATCGTTGACGCTGATGGCTTCCAGTGGCGGCAAGTGTACAAACACCTTACGCTCTTCCAGATTGGGCAAGTAGGGGCAGGGACCGGGAATGGTCAGATAATACCTTAGCTTTCGTCCCGGAAAATGCTCGCTCATAGCGCGTTACTGACGGCCTGATCTAAAAATAGCTGGAGCCTTATCAGACCCCAAAAATGCCTTAAAGTGAAGGGCTATCTGGTAAAACGGGCGCTTCACGCAGTAAAATTATGGCGATGCGGCGATTTCCGGCAAGGGTGGGATCGTCCGGATACAGCGGCTCCTTAGCGGCCTTGCCGGAGACCTGAGCGATTCGATCCTGATCAACACCCGCACCTTGCAAAATCGATCGTGACGCATCTGCCCGTTGCGCCGACAGCGCCCAATCCTTTTCGGCACCGCCCGCAGCGCTGGCTGACGTATGGCCGGTGATTGAAATACGGTTCGGTAATTGATTGATAATCTTGGCGATAGCCCTAAGCAGCGTACGCGCCCGCTCATTCGGACGGGCAGAACCGGCATCAAACATCGAGCGGCCTTCCTGATCGATCAACTGAACGCGCAGGCCTTCCGGGGTTTGGTCAATCAGAATGTTTTTCGACAATTCCGCCAGTTCGGGCATGTCCTGTAAGGCCTGACGCAAGGATTCGGCCGCACTTCGGAACGATTCTTCTTCGCGCTTCAGAAGTTCCTCGCGCAGTTCGTCCTCGCTGGATTTCGACAGGTCGCCGGAGGTGGTCGACTGGCCATCACGGTCCTGCATATTGGGCGCTTCGGGGGCCAGTTGCTCAATAAATGCCATGGCGCCAGCACTTTGCGCACCTTCATCGCCGACGGCCGTTCCACCCAGAATCCCGCCGGAGCCACTGGACGACGAAGACACGCTGGCGGGCGCGAAATAGTCGGCAACGCCGCGTTTCTGTTCCGGACTGGTGGTATTGATCAGCCACATCAATAGAAAGAAGGCCATCATGGCGGTC
Protein-coding regions in this window:
- a CDS encoding MFS transporter; this translates as MRVPLPFSDPDGLSRLITVSGVGLCQLIAFGTSLYLLTTLAMPIAADTGWPLAWVVGGYSIGVLISAAISPLAGRYISAGYGHFVLAASAVLFAAGLVGVSQSGSLLVYCGAWIVMGAAMGCGLYDAAFGTVGRIFGQSARSLIIQIALWGGFASTVFWPLSEYLQTAYGWRTACLIFAGMHLVICLPIYVWLVPRPTDATAPKQIKDLGKIRPEPHEQVIYWALGLVITCEMAIVAMMSVHMHTILQSRGLSATAAVALSALIGPSQVASRLMELTIGKKWPPYVSMALGVAGVAAALGLIIFGTDLNTPALIIYGAGLGVVSITTGTVPLAVFGPMRYPLLMGRLRRISLIMQAIAPAIGAWLLTRAGMNALLSFIGALSVLCLLVAIYLARKCHSHIKLKA
- a CDS encoding arginyltransferase, with translation MSEHFPGRKLRYYLTIPGPCPYLPNLEERKVFVHLPPLEAISVNDQLSAIGFRRSQNIAYRPACHNCNACQSVRIPVNEYVLSKSDRRILKRNTDLTKSFVEAEASREQYELLQRYLRSRHPDGGMMDMTWPDLVAMIEDTLVRTHIIEYRLDGRLIGCVLVDALNDGLSLVYSFYDPDLMSRSLGRYVILDHIAQAQKVGYPYVYLGYWVKGSPKMDYKSRYRPLEGLTDGGWQRIKP
- a CDS encoding flagellar motor protein MotB gives rise to the protein MASRDAPVVIKKVKKVVGGGHHGGAWKVAYADFVTAMMAFFLLMWLINTTSPEQKRGVADYFAPASVSSSSSGSGGILGGTAVGDEGAQSAGAMAFIEQLAPEAPNMQDRDGQSTTSGDLSKSSEDELREELLKREEESFRSAAESLRQALQDMPELAELSKNILIDQTPEGLRVQLIDQEGRSMFDAGSARPNERARTLLRAIAKIINQLPNRISITGHTSASAAGGAEKDWALSAQRADASRSILQGAGVDQDRIAQVSGKAAKEPLYPDDPTLAGNRRIAIILLREAPVLPDSPSL